The genomic interval CATGTTTGTGCCATTCATTGTCACGAATAATTATCattacatatacatatacatttaTTCCCTCTTCTTTGTATAATTGAATTGTTACCACTTCCTAATTATGTGAAATTATATGTTTTGGCCTTGCTCATCTTTTCGGTTTTCAACAAATCAAATGTGGAGTCCAGAATTTAACTTCCAACTACAACATCCTGAAGTAGATGTTACAATAATCATTTTATGTTTTGCATATTATGTATTTTTTCAACGACTTACGTTGAGATTTTGGTTATGATTATTGACTTACCTGTTAGGGTTAGTCTTCGATGATATAATGAGGTTCCAAAATATAGATTtgtcttttaaattttctttcttaaaaaaaaaaaaaaaattcatgtcTCAGATATTTTATATGgctatttagtctctaaacatatttaaaatGATCACTATACTAATCTTGATTATTGTATTATTTGACtattcaatatttttcttaactAACTTATGTAACTCTAGTTTTGCTACATCAACTTGTCAAATACATACCCTTGTGAATGTCATAATATTTATAGAGTGAAAAACAATATTGTTATAAGTAATTATGGACCAAGAAAAATATCGAGATAGGATGagttcaaatttaaatgagacaaTGGTTAGGCCCAATTTCCCACCTCGAACTCTAACTCAATGGTCTATGCTATCATATGCTTACTTGTAGTGGCGGATCCAAATTTTTTGTTAAATGTGATTAGTGGGGTTTGAACCTAGGTCTCAAGGGAGGTAGAACGCAGATTTATCATTGGACTATCTaataattttgatatatatatacatgtaaaGAGCATAAAGTCGAAGGGGTCTCGAGATCCCTAAATCCATACTAATTCCGTCGCTACTTATTTGGAGTTGCTCTTACATTATGATTAAATCGATTGTGTCTTCTTGATCCAATTCAAAAAAGGATTGAAAACGCTTATAAATGCATCATTACGGAAgttcattttctttctaaaagttTGCTACCTTGTGCTCCCTTGACTGACTTAAGTCATCACACATTAGCAAATTCTCTCTTCTACAAGTTACCTCTTGAACTACAAATTTATTTGTTTGATGGAAAGTAACATGagcaattttaaaatatttaattatgagtgttcaaaaaatctgatgacccgaaaaaattgATCACCCCAACCTAACCCGTGTGGTTTGGGTtgagttatcaactcatttgggttgaattgagttcaaataaatgaaaatttgatggGTTGGATTgattcatgggttcacctaatataatccAAACCGATCCAAACCAactcgaatttattattaactttaaaatatatttttttattacatataacacaattatttataaatatattgattttaattttatttaattctaatatttctttaataatttattattcaacaactcttaaaaatagtgctttgcactttagaaagaaaattttcactatataaattgaaattgagctgttaatcttaattcaatgaaaataatataacaaaattttaaacaaatgacctgattaacccgaaccaactcaacccaaatatttcatgactaggttgagttcattttttaataagaattatTTGAGTGTAAGAAATTTACAACTGAACAAGGTTggatctaaaaagtctttcaatccaatccaaccaaAGTCATGAACACCTCTATATTTAATAACTTTCGCAAATATTGCTAAGTTTGAACTAAAATGTTGGACATTACTATTGTGAAAGTTATTGTAAATTGTAATTCtcaaaaatacaaataataataataaaaaaattgtaattagtTGCTGCCTTGTGGAAGGCAGTCGTGGCGCGCGTGTTAAAACGTGCAGCTGAAGCGCGTCTGAATTTCAAAGcagtatcttgtagtttgtcgGCGACCTTCTTCCCAATGTGCAAGTTCTGAAATCGCAAAATAAGCCGTTTACCATATTCCAAAGCTCTGCCTCAGCCGATTTAGAGTTGAATTGAAACTGCTCGTAACTATCTTCCGCTTCCTTGATTATCAAGCAATCCACACTGTTCACTACAGGTGCTGAAGCGCTTTCTGATTCACTATCTTACGCCAAGTTTAGTTTCAAGAAGCTACCACGAATTCTCCCTCAATTTTGATCATGAACTTAGGGTTTTCTCAATTCTCATAGCTGTCCATAGTAAgttcttcttttcttcattttcgATCCTCCTTCTGATTTCTTGACTTCGATTTATGCCAATTCGATCGATCATTTTTTGAACCTGACTCGAGGTCAAATCGTTACGGTCGGAGTTTCTCTGTGGTTTCTGATTTTCCAACTTGTTTCATGTATATACAAGGTCTTTTATGCCTTTGTTGAACTCAATGCGGctgtgatatttatttattttatcttaatcATGTACAGGTATAGTGACAGTCTCTTGGAATGATGTCCAGATCCATGTTACTTGTCTTTTTGTTTGTTATTCTCATTATCACTTCGCAGTTCGAGTGGAGGCAACAACTAGTACCTGAGGTTGACAACACGCTAAACTCCCAGAAGCAGCAGCAGATATCAACGAGGGAAGAAGCAGTTAAGGAGAAGGTAATAAGTCTTCTACAATTACACTATCAGCCGTatccttttcttttaaatggaTTTGTACTTGTGCTTGTAATTTATAAGGGTCTGTCTAAATTGAAATAGTGTCGAATATCCGTATGTCATTTGTGAAATCTGAATGACTAGTTCACAGGCGCATAGGGATGTGGAGTGTGGATTAGTAGCTGTGCCTGTATCATGCTACATTCAGGGTGTAGGATACATACTAATTATGTAATCAAGTGATTTCTTTTCCCTATGTATAGTTACAGATGGCATGTAAAACCGTGTGTCTGGTCCATAGAGGTGCTAGGTAGAGCTGTAGAAGAGGAATGAATTATCAATAAATTTAACTCAACAATTTGAGGAGTTCTAGGAGAGGATAGCGAGCCAACAATGCATGATTCTGATAGGCCCCTAGTAACAAAAGTGtatgaaagaagaaagaaaaccaTAGAAAAGTTAGAGAATGAGATAGGAAAATGAGATAGGTGAATGAGGCAGAGAAGTGGGCCCTAGGAATATTGTTAGTTATGTGAGGAAAGGAAGAACAATGGGGGGGGGGTACCAACAACTTGAAGTAGGATTTGTTAAGGCCATTGAGGCCATTGAGAAGGTAGCGAGAATTTTGGTGTAACAAATCTCATTATGGGATTTAGAGGAGGGAAGGGAGCTCTCGAATTCTCCccctttttaataaaataaggaaaagCTTCCAAGcttatcaattggtatcagagcagttACCTGGATATGGTGGGAAAAATGGAAGCTCGAATGGTAGCTATGGAGGGAAAAAGAGAGATCGAGGAAAAGATAACACTACAATTGAAGGAGGTGAAGGAATGGATGGGGAGTATGTCCGCTTAGATGGCCCTGGTCCTATCAAGGTTGGACGTGATGAATAGTTCAGAGAAGCAACCTCCATCGTCCGAGAGGACCACATTGGAGAAAGGGAAGCAGACAACAGAAGGATCATCATCTCGAGCAGGGAATTAAGAAGGGATCACGCACCTGGAAACAAGGAGATACCATTGTTTGATATGCGGTTGAGGAAGTTAGAAGTGGTTGATTTTCAAGGGAGAGGATGATGAGAACCCCGACGGTTGGTTGCACAGAGAGGAGCGGTATTTTGTGGTGAATTGACTATCGGAGAAGGACAAATTGGATACTGTTGTACTGTGCTTGGAGGGGGAGGCGTTGGACTGGTATCAATGGGAGGATGACTGGTTGCCGGTAGGAAGTTGATCGCAGTTTAGAGAGTTGTTCTTGACAAGGTTTCGACCGGCATGTGAAGCAGATCGGTATGCAAGGGTGATGCGGCTGCAGCAGGAGACGACCGTGAGAGAGTATCGGTGGAAGTTTGAACGGTATTCCGCTGGGTTGAACGAGTTGGGTGACAAGGCCTTGGAGAGTAAGTTTGTATGTGGGCTTAAGGAAGAAATCCAAAGTGAGATGAGGAAATTAAAGCCCGAAGGCCTGAAGGCCAAGATGCAGATGGCCCAACTAATCGAAGAGGACCAATTACTCCAACGACGATTGGGCAAGTGAGTCGGGTCGGATAGTAACAATAACCCGAATACGAAAGCCGGGTCAAGTGCAAGCGGGGCGAGCAATCCGAGTAGTCGAATGATCACGATCAACCCGAACTGAGGAAGCTCAACGGGTTCGTTGACGACGATCATTTCCCAGGGGGGAAACGGGAGCAAAAGGAAACGCCTGCGCACGTTTCGGAGGCTGTCGGACGTAGAAAGGAAGGAGAAGAGAGACAAGGGGCTATGTTTTAGATGTGATGAGAAATTCAGCTTCGGCCATCGCTGCAAGAAAAGAGAGCTGCAATTTATGTTTGTACAAGAAGGGGAAGATCTAGCCGAGGAAGGAGAAGAACCCGACATAGTAGAATACAAACCGGAAGAGACATTGCGGGACGACATGAAGGAGATTGCGAACTTGTCGTTGAACTCGTTGGCAGGATTAAGTTCACTTAAAACAATTAAAGTGCGGGGAGTTATCGGAGACCGAGAGGTAGTTGTACATATCGATGGGGGGCGACTCTCAACTTTATTACTTCCGAGTTGGTCACTGAGTTACAGCTGCCGATAGCACCTTTGGAAGAGTACGATGTAGTACTGGGCTTGGGAGGTTCGGTCCAAGCTGCTGGAGTGTGTAAAGGTGTGTTCATAACTATCTCTGATTTATCTATAATACAAGATATTCTTCCCTTACCGTTGGGCAGCACGAATGTCATTTTGGGGGTGGTGTGGCTGGAAACGTTGGGGGCAGATCACATTTGGTTATAGATTATCAACAATGGAGTTCATGATTGGGGAGTGGACAGCTCAGCTACAAGGAGACCGGGGGTTGGTTAAATCGTAGATATCTCTGAAATCCATGGCAAAGGCAGTGAAAGGAGGGGGCCAAGGCGTTTTGATCGAATTGAATGCATTAGACTTGAATCGGGACAACAccatagaagaagaagacaagaCTGTTGGAGAACAATCTGATATACCTCATGAGATTCAGCAGTTGCTTCGAAAGTTTGAGGAGGTATTTCAAATACCGACAGAGCTGCCCCCAACTCGAAGCCATGACCATACCATTGAATTACTACCCGGAGCTGGGCTGATCAATGTGAGGCCATACGGTTACCCGCAATTCCAAAAAGATGAGATCGAAAAGATGGTCAAGGAAATGCTGATGGCAGGGATAATCCAGCCTAGTCAAAGTGCATTCTCCAGCCCGGTTTTGTTAGTCAAGAAGAAGGATGGAAGTTGGCGCTTCTGTGTAGATTACCGAGCCTTGAACAATGCCACGATTCCAGATAAGTACCTTATCCCTATAGTTGATGAATTGTTAGATGAATTGTATGGTGCtacaattttttcaaaaattgagtTGAAATCAGGATACCATCAGATTCGGGTACACCCAAGCGATGTCcataaaacaacatttagaatGCACGAAGGTCATTACGAGTTTCTAGTGATGCCCTTTGGTTTGAGGAATGCTCCATCCACTTTCCAGGCAATCATGAATGATATCCTCAAGCCATATCTTCGTCACTTTGCGTTGGTATTCTTTGACGACATCTTGGTGTATAGCAAGACATTAGAAGAAGATATAGGCCACTTATCGACTATCCTGGAGGAGGTGATCGAAAATCAGTTGGTAGCAAACTTGAAGAAGTGCCAATTCGGAGCCatgagcatcgagtatttgGGACACATCATCTCGGCACAAGGAGTCTCAGCCGATCCAACCAAATTAGAGGCAATGAATACTTGGCCTACCCCACGGAATGTGAAGGAATTACGAGGCTTTCTTGGTCTCACGGGCTATTACCGGAAGTTCGTGGCTAACTACGGTGCTATTGCCTTGCCACTAACTCAGTTGCTAAAGAAGGGGAACTATAGTTGGAATGAGGAGGCATAAGAGGCTTTTCAACATCTCAAGTCAGCTATGATGTCTGTGCCGGTGTTGGGACTACCTAACTTCAATGAACCTTTCGTTGTGGAGACGGATGCTTCAGGAGTGGGAGTGGGGGCTGTCCTGATGCAAAACAAACGACCATTGGCGTATTTAAGCCAAGCACTACCTCCTACCCATCGCTTCAAGGCAGTGTATGAACGAGAGTTGATGGCCATGGTATTTGCAATACAGAATTGGAGGCCCTATCTATTAGGAAGACACTTTATAGTTTGCACGGATCAAAAGAGTCTCAAGTTTTTATTAGAGCAAAGAGTGATAGCAGGAGAATACCAACGATGGATCGCCAAACTCATAGGATACGATTTTAACCTAATACAAGCGTGGAACAGAGAATTCAGCTCCCCCGATTGCCTGCCTCATGTGAACTTGGTTTGCTCAGTGTAGTAAAGGGACTAAATACTGCTGTCTTTATTGAACAAGTATGCAATGATGAGGAATTGAATGGAATCCGGCAGGCTTTGTTGAATGACCAACCGGCACCAGTAGGGTATAGTCTATGAGGGGAGCTTTTATACTACAAAGGACGGATTGTATTGCCAGCTACTTCACCTACCATCCCCCTTTTACTACAAGAGTTCCATAGTAGCCCTATAGGTGGTCATCAAGGGAGTTTGAAAACATATCAAAGGCTGTCCAAAGAAGTATATTGGAAGGGTATGAAGTAGAAGTACAAAAATTCGTGGCCGAGTGTGGAGTATGTCAACAGGCCAAGTACTTAACATTATCTCCCGCTGGCCTCTTACAAGCTTTATCGATCCCGGATCGAGTATGGGTGGATATCTCTATGGATTTCATTGAAGGACTCCTTAAATTCGAAGGGTTTGACACTATCATGGTAGTTGTAGATCGTTTATCCAAGTATGCTTATTTCATCACCCTTAAACACCTATGTTAGGAATGCAGTTATGTCGAAGTACAGCTTACCATCCACAGACGGATGGACAAACAGAGGTAGTAAATAGAGGAATTGAGACCTACTTGAGGTGCTTCACCATGAGCAACCCCAAACAGTGGGCTAAATGGGTACCTTGGGCTGAATTTTGCTACAATACATCCTTCCACACAGCCACCCAAGTTACCCCCTTTGAGGTACTATATGGTTGCTCTCCCCCATCGGCGCTTGGATGCACCCACAGCACTAGTCTAGTCAATGAGGTAGACATTCAGTTGCGAGACAGAGATATCATGTTGGCAAAACTCAAGGAGTCATTGAACAAGGCCCAACAACGAATGATAAAATCAGCTAATACTAAGAGACGAGATGTGGAGTTTAGTATTGATGGTTGGGTATATCTTAAACTTAAGCCTTATAGACAGCCTCCTTGTCCAATCACAAGCATCCTAAGCTGGCACCAAGGTTCGTATGACCATTCCAGGTGACTGACTACATAGGAAAGGCGGCATATCGCATCGCCTTGCCACCCGAGACAGGTATCCACCCTGTCTTCCATGTATCGGTTCTGTGCAAGGCCACTGGTTGTAACCTACCGAGGGTACCGATCCCTCCTACAATGGCTGATGACTTGTCCTTCACAACGCAACCAGCTGAGCTGCTCGGTATACGCACATCACCTACCGAGGACCAGCAGTTAGAGGTATTCATCCGTTGGGGGAATGGGGACATGGCCGATGCAACATGGGAGCTTCCAAGCATCATCAAGGAACAATTCCTTGATTtttaccttgaggacaaggtggcTCTTTTGGGGTGGGTAATGATAGGCCCCTAGTAACAAAAGTGtatgaaagaagaaagaaaaccaTAAAAAAGGTAGAGAATGAGGTAGAGAAGTGGGCCCTAGGAATATTGTTAGTTATGTgaggaaaggaagaaaaattggGGGGAGAAGGTAGAGAAGATTTTGGTGTAACAATCTCATTATGGGATTTAGAGGAGGGAAGGGGAGCTCTCGAATTCTCCCcctttgttaataaaataaggaaaaagCTTCCAAGCTTATCAGATTCATGCTCGCATTAAGAGTTTCATTTTACTCCCTACTTGTAacgaaatgttttttttttcctggtttaaatgtaaaaagaaaaaaactatccAAGTGCAGCGATATTTACTTTTCAGGATGTGACAATAAGTAAAATGCATCTGTTTCCTTTATGTGTGATGTACTAGAAATAAAATAGTAATCTAGCCGATACTCTTGGTAAGGTTTGATCAATAAACATTTTAGTTAGTTTACACATTGGCAATAAGTAATAATCAACCCTATACTCTTGGTAAGGTTTGatcaataaacattttattttgtcTACACATTGGCAATAAGTAATAATCAACCCCTTGCTGTGGAGATAACATTGGTTTGAAGCAGCAATTGTAACCATTTCCAAATAAGCGCCTGATTTTTCTGTGGAAGTGTCTAAAAGATATGGAGAATTCACTACCTATTAGAATATTATCAACCTTTGTTTTTAATTGTCATATTTTGAATATTGGCAAGCCACTCTTTGAGCTCATGTTTGAAGACAATGTTTTTCTTACTATTGGTAATATCTCATGTCATTCATTCAACTACTTTTTGTTTCAGATGTTACCTTAATTTTATAACATTGAAAGCTTGCTTAGTCGTAGGTTAGATTGCAGTTCCTGGTTACGAAAGGATTTTTCCGCACAGTTGCTTGAAAAGTATCCAAATTCTATCAGATTGACCtgaattaagacaatttaagcTTTCCTAGGTTAGGATTATATTATGTTTTCTGCCTAAGGTTAGACTTGAAGTAAACATATTATGTTATTTTCTACCTGAGGTTAGACTTGAGGTAAAAATATTTATGAGCATATTGTCAAATGAAAGCTTAAATGATATCTACCCCTGAAAAACGAGTTAAAATTGCACTGAATTCTGAAGCCAGTTAAATCATAGAGGCATTAATTTTTAACCAGGTAGAgaatcattatcatcttctttacTCCGAGGGGTGCTGTTTGTGAGccaatttttttctctctgcCTTCCAATTAGTGACAAGTTTCTTTTCGGGTCTCTTGTGTGATCCAAAAAGTGTGTTTATCTGAATCCATAGTCGTGGCCCTTAAAATTGTATGAATGTTAAAATTCCCTGTTTTTGAATGTTTAAGTTTAAGACTTCCCCTTTGACAATGCCTTTAAAGAAATTGACGGAACCATGAAATGTGTGTAttatacaattttattttcaacctaTATATCAGGTAGTAGTTTTTTCCATGAAGTATTTTTTCAGCTTTGCTTTAAATTATACATTTCTGTTTCATGGAGTTATTAAAGGGGTGATTTTGATATTATCGAAAGGTTGGAAGGAATATTTGAAACTTCAAAAGCTTGGGAGCAGCATTTGAAACTAGTTATAGTTTAGAGAGTGACAAAGTAATCTGGCCTTGAGTAAATGATAAGCATCTTTTCAGCCGGCAGGCGTTTGGATAATTAAACCCTTTCTGTTTAAGGTTGGACTTAAGTAAGTACACCATAGAAGTTAGGTTCAGCTCGATGACTTCTCCATGCAATGTTAGATAGAACAACGAGGTGCCTTTTTGGGTAAGAAACAGAACAATATAACTATAGAAAGAATAAGGACGAGCTGCATTGGTATCTGCCCCTGGAAAGACCGGTTAAAAggcacaaaatttaaaaaccagTTAAATCTAAACTTGAGAGGCACAAAATTTTTCAACCAGATAAAAGAGAATCATAAATGACTACTTTTATCTGCTTCTGGATTGCACCTGGCTTTGATTTCGGATTCTGGATAAGTGATTTTGGTTACTGACAGAATGATTAGTTACAGGAACTCGAAAGCCTGTCAGTTGATATGACAAAACTTACGaagtaataaaattttgaaatatcgtACCAATCCCAAATTGTATTGCTTGAGAATTACCTACGCGCCTCCATTTTAGATGGAGGGTACAACATGACATCTTGAAGGATCATGGGGGGTGCTTGAAAATCCTGCCCTTTAGTTCTCTTTTTTGTTTGAGCTGTATTTTATACATTGTGGTATTCTactatgttttcttttctagTAGAGTCATTTTACACGTATTACATTGAACTGGTGTGTAGATATTGTTGTCACAAGAAAGGAATATTCAGAGGCTCAATGAAGTTGTGCGAAGCCTCCGAGAACAGTTGCAGCAGTGCAGAGGCAGGAACATTACAAATGGGACAGCCCTGCTGAGTGGACAAGGACATATTCTCGAGCTCGAACGACTTCATGTATTAGAGGACTGATGGAAGGACGCCATGGCTAACAACCAATAGCTAGCTCGTCTGTCACACTGGTTTTGGTATGTCCTTTTCATGTGTAGATATATCATTTATGTTCATAATTGTTTGGAATGTTATTATTGGCCGTGGATAAGAATTATTCCACCAAGCATGAAATTTAATTATCCTACTAAGGTAGGTTTTCCTGTTCCTGGAAGATGAGAGGTATTTACTAATCAAATTCAATCTCAATCATGATTTATCATTAATTTCTCCAAATAATTATCGGCACTAAGTCTTGTTAAAAAACCAATCTTGTTTCTTAAAGCTTCAATTTTGTCCTTATATATCAGGTTTTCTAATCTAGTTTTTATTGTCATTAAATGTTAAAAACTAAGCGACAAAATAAATGATGTAATGTTAGAATATTAAAATTAGTGTTAATAGACTTACGTAATATCTTGTTAATTAGTGAATTAGTGGAATTTTGATGAAGGAAAAAGTCATCTAAGAGTTTCTAATCCCTCCAAATTTCTATAAATTGgttgaatatgaattttatattcGAGGACACCTTTTTTCCCTTCTAAATTTCTGTCCATTCACTGAGAATTATACATTTTAaggaaattgatatttttagcGAGAGTAGCATATGCAAAATATgcattattttgaatttatcaTGCATCTTCCCAGATTCCTGTGCTAATGGGACACAGGTGGATTACCATGTTTCttcctcaaatttttttttttttttttttttttttttttgaaaagtattgtaattaaagtatgaAGTGGGAGATCAAATCTCATATCAGAGGTTAATAGAATGAACATTATGCCATTTGAACTATACTCTTGTTGGCACCTCAAATTTATTTATGGTGTCCTTTAAAAGTGGTACTTTAATAGTAatttattatgaaattttagtcTAATCCCCAACCAATATTTCATTAATGTCTTAagatttataaaattttcatatatagaTTTCGGTTACATTTTTGGATGTTTATAATCTTTTGATCCATCAATCAATTTAGtgcgtgtatatatatatatatatatattacataatagattttcattttctttgatCTCCTCTCTTATCAATCATTAATTTTCCTAAAATAATTTAGGttccgtttggtaactattttgtttttttatttttattttagaaaattaagcttatgaacATTATAttcacatccaaatttctttatttgttatttacttttcatcaataatttaaaaaaccaagtcaaattttaagaattaaaaaaagtagctttcaagatgtttttatttttggaatttgattgagaattcaacaattgtacttTAGAAAGATGCacatcattgtaagaaatgtgaatgaaataggtttaattttaaaaaacgaaaacaaaaaatcaaatggttatcaaacgagaccttaatgtttattttgttttccatttcttttggtatacttactaaaattaaggaataagattatctttattttatgtttgtcgTATCTCCTCTTTTCCAACCTTATATATATAGTTCCTCAAGTTTGtgatttcttcatcttcttcatttcgATTTCTTCATTCCAATGTCTTCATTattgttgaatatgttggtgatatatttaaaaatgtcgAATATACCgacaatatattaaaaaaatgtaaatatacatcacatacattgtttgatatatatataaaacaacatattcgatatatatttcaattttctaGAAATAGACTAACGTATACTTGATAAGTAGATGAGCaagataatttatttaatatatcatttcaTATACCAAACAATTCATGCAATGCATTCCTATATTTTTCAACATATATGTAAacacaaaaaataaatcatatgtACAATTTTATATTTGCATTCTCTAATTACCTGTATATTTGACATATATTTTTTGGTGCATTCAATGTATATACCTTGTTTTCTCCTTTAAAATTTCTTATTGATTCTTGCTTTCATTACGAGGAATCGATTTTTGAATGTTTGGAAAAACTTTTCTTGTGTATGTTTGGAAAAGAAACTCGTTTTGGAAAGTTCATAACCAAGCGTGATATGA from Benincasa hispida cultivar B227 chromosome 10, ASM972705v1, whole genome shotgun sequence carries:
- the LOC120089290 gene encoding uncharacterized protein LOC120089290, encoding MMSRSMLLVFLFVILIITSQFEWRQQLVPEVDNTLNSQKQQQISTREEAVKEKILLSQERNIQRLNEVVRSLREQLQQCRGRNITNGTALLSGQGHILELERLHVLED